A genomic window from Streptomyces sp. NBC_01429 includes:
- a CDS encoding VOC family protein, whose amino-acid sequence MIKELPKRKTCPIDGSTEDEVTRLLGLGATKTDAGQGADRNWVVMADPEGNEFCVLRTLAP is encoded by the coding sequence CTGATCAAGGAGCTACCGAAGCGAAAGACCTGCCCGATCGACGGCAGCACCGAGGACGAGGTGACCAGATTGCTCGGCCTCGGCGCCACCAAGACGGATGCGGGGCAGGGCGCAGACCGAAACTGGGTGGTCATGGCAGACCCCGAGGGCAACGAGTTCTGCGTCCTGCGCACTCTGGCACCGTAG
- a CDS encoding NAD(P)-dependent alcohol dehydrogenase — MKAAQITGYGASDVLRVNDVDRPAPAAGEVLVSVEASSVNGHDVIIRSGELRIVSGRRFPLGAGLDFAGVVVETGADVEGHRAGDRVWGTVHPRRRHTTGGAAEYVVVSADRLATAPAGISPTDAASLVVAGTTALIALRDTVHLASGERVLIRGAAGGVGTAAVQLAHAQGCHVTALARDRHAETLTALGADQVLDYGSTTSDRIGPFDVIVDMVGTELHCYRSRLAKGGRMVTVGLSAPALAAIAASTVHGPRRIRTFSANPDTAVLRDLAAHVTSGALRPVVDSVHPLADIAAAHRAFERGGVVGKQVIEVATS; from the coding sequence ATGAAGGCCGCCCAGATCACCGGTTACGGGGCGTCCGACGTCCTGCGGGTCAACGACGTCGACCGCCCCGCCCCCGCCGCGGGCGAGGTCCTGGTGTCGGTCGAGGCGTCCAGCGTGAACGGACACGACGTGATCATCCGCTCGGGGGAACTCCGCATCGTGTCGGGACGCCGTTTCCCCCTCGGTGCCGGTCTGGACTTCGCGGGCGTCGTCGTCGAGACCGGCGCCGACGTCGAGGGCCACCGGGCCGGCGACCGGGTGTGGGGCACGGTGCATCCCCGCCGGCGGCACACCACCGGTGGGGCGGCCGAGTACGTCGTGGTCTCCGCGGACCGCCTCGCGACCGCCCCGGCGGGCATCTCCCCGACCGACGCGGCCTCCCTGGTCGTCGCGGGCACGACGGCGCTGATCGCGCTGCGGGACACCGTGCACCTCGCGAGCGGGGAACGCGTCCTGATCCGGGGCGCGGCGGGCGGAGTCGGCACGGCCGCCGTACAGCTGGCGCACGCGCAGGGCTGCCACGTCACCGCGCTGGCCCGCGACCGCCACGCCGAAACGCTCACCGCCCTCGGCGCCGACCAGGTCCTCGACTACGGCTCCACCACCTCGGACCGGATCGGTCCGTTCGACGTCATCGTCGACATGGTCGGCACGGAACTGCACTGCTACCGGAGCCGGCTGGCCAAGGGCGGCCGGATGGTCACCGTCGGCCTCTCCGCCCCCGCCCTGGCCGCGATCGCGGCATCGACCGTGCACGGCCCGCGCCGCATCCGCACCTTCAGCGCGAACCCCGACACCGCCGTACTGCGCGACCTGGCCGCCCACGTCACCTCGGGCGCGCTGCGCCCGGTGGTCGACAGCGTCCACCCGCTCGCGGACATCGCGGCGGCGCACCGGGCGTTCGAGCGCGGCGGCGTCGTGGGCAAGCAGGTGATCGAGGTGGCGACGTCCTGA
- a CDS encoding helix-turn-helix domain-containing protein yields MTETPLPVTDDPRRELADFLRARRTRLRPQDVGLEPGPRRRVAGLRREELALLAGVSADYYQRMEQGRDVRPSEQVLDALARALNFTTEESRYLHSLAAAARTPARGPRRHEPEVVPPTTLRLLRTLSSPAVVVGRFLDVLTWNPLAGALLGEFTQRPRAERNLLSLLLHPEADQACPERAATVAELTAMLRAQVAAEPGHPRAVELVGELAVRSDEFAAIWARHDVAETTRGRMRVNHPLVGEVNLDWDAYPMPGAPGPVLIVYTAEEGGPDAERLTLLAGLLAAPGRAADSAPRP; encoded by the coding sequence GTGACCGAGACCCCCCTCCCCGTGACCGACGATCCCCGACGCGAACTGGCCGACTTCCTGCGGGCTCGCAGGACCCGGCTCCGGCCGCAGGACGTCGGCCTGGAACCCGGTCCGAGGCGCCGCGTCGCCGGGCTGCGGCGGGAGGAACTGGCCCTGCTGGCAGGGGTGAGCGCGGACTACTACCAGCGCATGGAGCAGGGACGCGACGTGCGGCCCTCCGAGCAGGTCCTGGACGCCCTCGCGCGCGCCCTCAACTTCACCACCGAGGAGTCGCGGTACCTGCACAGCCTCGCCGCCGCCGCGCGCACCCCCGCCCGCGGCCCGCGACGGCACGAGCCCGAGGTGGTGCCGCCCACGACGCTGCGGCTGCTGCGGACCCTGTCCTCGCCCGCCGTGGTCGTCGGCCGCTTCCTGGACGTACTGACGTGGAACCCGCTCGCCGGCGCCCTGCTCGGCGAGTTCACCCAGCGGCCGCGGGCGGAGCGGAACCTGCTGTCGCTGCTGCTGCACCCGGAGGCGGACCAGGCATGCCCGGAACGGGCGGCCACCGTCGCCGAGCTGACCGCGATGCTGCGGGCACAGGTCGCCGCCGAGCCGGGGCACCCGCGCGCCGTGGAGCTGGTCGGCGAACTCGCGGTGCGCAGTGACGAGTTCGCCGCGATATGGGCCCGTCACGACGTGGCGGAGACGACCCGTGGCCGGATGCGCGTCAACCATCCGCTGGTCGGGGAGGTGAACCTGGACTGGGACGCCTACCCGATGCCGGGCGCCCCCGGCCCGGTGCTCATCGTGTACACGGCGGAGGAGGGCGGGCCCGACGCCGAGCGGCTCACCCTGCTCGCCGGGCTGCTGGCCGCCCCCGGCCGGGCTGCGGACTCGGCACCGCGCCCCTGA
- a CDS encoding ATP-binding cassette domain-containing protein, whose translation MADTHDRTAGDESKGMTVRVVEAHALEQRRGKRKILHGLSFGIGEGTTGLLGPNGAGKTTLLETLCTLLRPTAGSLTVLGLSAARRYDRAQLRASIGFLPQNFGYQPSFSVRDHVEYAAWSKGLGAREVREAARAAIASVGLEKETGRPLKALSGGMLRRAGIAASLVHRPRLLILDEPTVGLDPGQRTGFRELLRTVGESCAVVLSTHLTEDIAAVCDRVIVLDEGRIAHEGTTASLARLTGERVIGPGTAPELERGYNTVVGPRD comes from the coding sequence GTGGCTGACACACACGACCGGACGGCAGGGGACGAGAGCAAGGGAATGACCGTGCGGGTGGTCGAGGCCCACGCACTGGAACAGCGCCGTGGAAAGCGGAAGATCCTGCACGGCCTCTCCTTCGGTATCGGAGAGGGAACGACAGGGTTGTTGGGACCCAATGGCGCGGGCAAGACCACCCTGCTGGAAACGCTCTGCACACTGCTCCGGCCGACCGCCGGGTCGCTGACGGTCCTCGGACTGTCGGCGGCCCGGCGGTACGACCGGGCCCAACTGCGGGCCTCCATTGGATTCCTGCCGCAGAACTTCGGCTATCAGCCGTCATTCAGCGTCCGCGACCATGTCGAATACGCGGCATGGAGCAAAGGACTCGGCGCGCGGGAAGTCCGCGAGGCGGCCCGCGCGGCCATCGCCTCGGTCGGCCTGGAGAAGGAGACCGGCCGACCGCTCAAGGCGCTCTCCGGCGGAATGCTCAGACGCGCCGGCATCGCCGCGTCCCTCGTGCACCGGCCCCGGCTGCTGATCCTGGACGAACCGACCGTGGGCCTCGACCCGGGCCAGCGCACCGGCTTCCGTGAACTGCTGCGTACGGTGGGCGAGTCCTGTGCGGTGGTACTGAGCACCCACCTGACCGAGGACATCGCGGCCGTGTGCGACCGCGTCATCGTGCTGGACGAGGGCCGGATCGCCCACGAGGGCACCACGGCCTCGCTGGCACGGCTCACGGGCGAGCGGGTCATCGGCCCGGGGACGGCCCCCGAGCTGGAACGCGGATACAACACGGTGGTGGGCCCGCGTGATTGA
- a CDS encoding DMT family transporter codes for MGYGLLAAAIAAEVAGTTAMKYSEGFTRLWPSLLTVAGYLLAFGLLAQTLKTLSVGTAYAIWAGSGTALIAVIGMLFMNEPADAVKLAGIALVIAGVVVLNLGGAH; via the coding sequence ATGGGATATGGACTGCTGGCCGCGGCGATCGCGGCGGAGGTGGCCGGCACGACGGCCATGAAGTACAGCGAGGGCTTCACCCGGCTGTGGCCCTCACTGCTGACAGTGGCGGGCTATCTGCTGGCGTTCGGCCTGCTCGCGCAGACGCTGAAGACGCTCTCCGTGGGCACCGCGTACGCGATCTGGGCCGGTTCAGGTACGGCGCTCATCGCCGTCATCGGCATGCTCTTCATGAACGAGCCGGCGGACGCGGTCAAACTGGCGGGCATCGCCCTGGTGATCGCGGGCGTCGTCGTCCTCAACCTCGGAGGAGCCCACTGA
- a CDS encoding TetR/AcrR family transcriptional regulator, with protein sequence MTRRYDPERRQRIIDAAIRVVGRGGIAGLSHRTVATEADVPLGSTTYHFASLDELLIAALRQANEGFAAAVRESGAFAAPGCDVAGELARLTGEWLAGDRTGVELEYELYLAALRRPALRPVAAEWCSGVTEALAPRTDPVTARALVALLDGICLQVLLTGSVYDEAYAREMLARVMAGADAGAGAQARADAGPGARAGAGPASGGRLAG encoded by the coding sequence ATGACCCGTCGTTACGATCCCGAACGGCGCCAGCGCATCATCGACGCGGCGATCCGGGTGGTCGGGCGCGGAGGTATCGCCGGGCTGAGCCATCGCACCGTCGCCACCGAGGCGGATGTGCCGCTCGGCTCGACCACCTACCACTTCGCCTCCCTCGACGAGCTGCTGATCGCCGCCCTGCGGCAGGCCAACGAGGGCTTCGCGGCGGCCGTACGGGAGAGCGGCGCCTTCGCGGCCCCGGGGTGCGACGTCGCGGGCGAGCTGGCGCGGCTCACGGGGGAGTGGCTGGCCGGTGACCGTACCGGTGTGGAGCTGGAGTACGAGCTGTACCTCGCGGCCCTGCGCAGGCCCGCGCTGCGCCCGGTGGCGGCCGAGTGGTGTTCCGGGGTCACCGAGGCGCTCGCCCCCCGCACCGATCCGGTCACCGCGCGGGCGCTGGTCGCGCTGCTGGACGGGATCTGTCTCCAGGTGCTGCTGACGGGCTCGGTGTACGACGAGGCGTACGCGCGCGAGATGCTGGCGCGGGTGATGGCGGGTGCGGACGCGGGGGCGGGTGCGCAAGCGCGTGCGGATGCCGGACCAGGGGCGCGTGCGGGTGCCGGTCCGGCTTCCGGCGGTAGGTTGGCGGGATGA
- the dapD gene encoding 2,3,4,5-tetrahydropyridine-2,6-dicarboxylate N-succinyltransferase has protein sequence MTEKTSPRTTGAVAAGLATLTEDGTVLDTWYPSPALSEEPGPAGTERLTAERAAELLGEGAAKAVGADARRGVEVVAVRTVIASLDDKPLDAHDAYLRLHLLSHRLVEPHGQNLDGLFGVLANVAWTSLGPVPVDALETVRLNARAEGLHLQVTSVDKFPRMTDYVAPKGVRIADADRVRLGAHLAEGTTVMHEGFVNFNAGTLGTSMVEGRISAGVVIGDGSDIGGGASTMGTLSGGGTQRIVIGERCLVGAEAGVGIALGDECVVEAGLYVTAGTRVTLPDGQIVKARELSGASNILFRRNSVTGAVEARPNNAVWGGLNDMLHSHN, from the coding sequence ATGACCGAGAAGACTTCTCCCCGCACCACCGGCGCCGTCGCCGCCGGCCTCGCCACCCTGACCGAGGACGGCACCGTCCTCGACACCTGGTACCCGTCGCCCGCGCTCTCCGAGGAGCCCGGTCCGGCCGGCACCGAGCGGCTGACCGCCGAGCGTGCCGCGGAGCTGCTGGGCGAGGGGGCGGCCAAAGCCGTCGGCGCCGACGCGCGACGCGGGGTCGAGGTCGTCGCCGTCCGTACGGTCATCGCCTCCCTCGACGACAAGCCGCTGGACGCGCACGACGCGTACCTGCGCCTCCACCTGCTCAGCCACCGCCTGGTCGAGCCGCACGGCCAGAACCTGGACGGCCTCTTCGGCGTGCTCGCCAACGTCGCCTGGACCTCGCTCGGGCCGGTCCCCGTGGACGCGCTGGAGACCGTACGGCTCAACGCGCGCGCCGAGGGCCTGCACCTTCAGGTGACGTCGGTCGACAAGTTCCCCCGGATGACGGACTACGTGGCGCCCAAGGGCGTCCGTATCGCGGACGCCGACCGGGTGCGGCTCGGCGCGCACCTCGCCGAGGGCACGACGGTGATGCACGAGGGCTTCGTCAACTTCAACGCGGGCACGCTCGGCACGTCGATGGTCGAGGGCCGCATCTCCGCCGGTGTGGTCATCGGCGACGGCTCCGACATCGGCGGCGGCGCCTCCACCATGGGCACCCTCTCCGGCGGCGGCACGCAGCGCATCGTCATCGGCGAGCGCTGCCTGGTCGGCGCCGAGGCCGGAGTGGGGATCGCGCTGGGCGACGAGTGCGTGGTCGAGGCGGGGCTGTACGTCACGGCGGGGACGCGGGTCACGCTGCCGGACGGCCAGATCGTCAAGGCGCGCGAGCTGTCCGGCGCGAGCAACATCCTCTTCCGTCGCAACTCGGTCACCGGCGCCGTCGAGGCCCGGCCGAACAACGCGGTCTGGGGCGGCCTCAACGACATGCTCCACAGCCACAACTGA
- the dapA gene encoding 4-hydroxy-tetrahydrodipicolinate synthase, translating into MTPDPPHSDAPHSTAPHPAVPGAEATTVPRPFGRALCAMVTPFTAAGELDLAGARALAALLVAEGCDGLVLSGTTGESATTTDAEKTALVRAVCAEVGDRAAVLAGVGSADTRHTLALAREAERAGAHGLLVVAPYYSRPPQRDVEAHFLRIADASGVPLMLYDIPARTGTRIEPGTLLRLAAHPRVVAVKDCAYDLFSSSKVIARTSLAYYSGCEELNLPLYAVGGAGFVSTVANAALRPLRAVLDAYDTGARAESLRLHQAALPLVESMMGAGLPGTVTAKALLGALGRPAGPVREPLRPAGRETADGLLRAYAELTAAARAV; encoded by the coding sequence ACCGCCCCGCACCCCGCCGTCCCGGGTGCCGAAGCCACCACCGTCCCGCGCCCCTTCGGCCGTGCCCTCTGCGCCATGGTCACCCCCTTCACCGCCGCCGGGGAGCTGGACCTGGCCGGCGCCCGCGCGCTCGCCGCCCTGCTGGTCGCCGAAGGCTGCGACGGACTGGTGCTCAGCGGCACCACCGGCGAGTCGGCCACCACCACGGACGCCGAGAAGACCGCGCTCGTCAGGGCCGTGTGCGCGGAGGTCGGCGACCGGGCCGCCGTCCTCGCCGGCGTCGGCAGCGCGGACACCCGGCACACCCTCGCCCTGGCGCGCGAAGCCGAACGCGCGGGCGCGCACGGCCTGCTGGTGGTCGCGCCGTACTACAGCCGCCCGCCGCAGCGGGACGTCGAGGCGCACTTCCTGCGGATCGCGGACGCGTCGGGCGTCCCGCTGATGCTGTACGACATCCCGGCCCGCACCGGCACCCGTATCGAGCCCGGGACGCTGCTGCGGCTCGCCGCGCACCCCCGGGTCGTCGCCGTGAAGGACTGCGCGTACGACCTGTTCAGCAGCTCCAAGGTGATCGCCCGCACCTCGCTCGCGTACTACTCCGGCTGCGAGGAGCTGAACCTCCCCCTCTACGCGGTCGGCGGCGCCGGATTCGTCAGCACCGTGGCCAACGCCGCGCTCCGGCCGCTGCGGGCCGTGCTCGACGCGTACGACACGGGCGCTCGCGCCGAGTCCCTGCGGCTGCATCAGGCGGCGCTGCCGCTGGTGGAGTCGATGATGGGCGCGGGGCTGCCGGGCACGGTCACGGCCAAGGCGCTGCTCGGGGCGCTCGGGCGGCCGGCCGGACCGGTCCGTGAACCACTGCGGCCCGCCGGCCGGGAGACGGCCGACGGGCTGCTGAGGGCGTACGCGGAACTCACGGCGGCGGCGCGGGCGGTGTAG